Below is a window of Oryza brachyantha chromosome 10, ObraRS2, whole genome shotgun sequence DNA.
CGTAGCCGAGTTGCTGAAATCACATCAGGGAAAGGTGTTCATGTCGTATACGATGCTGTCGGAAAGGATACCTTCAAGGTAAAATCATCAACACAGATATCACCTTCACGGCGTCACCTTCTTTAATATCTTGAGAAAGCATTTCCATGAAAGTGGGATCAATGTTGAATCTTAGGCTTGACATTAGGTAAAACCAACTGCTTGAAACTGAATAAATCATCTGTCTGAAACTCTATTTTACTTTGCAATACCTCACAGATATCACATTCACCTTCTTTGATCTTGAGAAAGCATTGCCATGTAAATCAGCTTCTTGAAACTGAATAAATCATCTGTCTGAAACTCTAAATGTGAAGGGGTCGTTGGAGTGTTTGATGTCGCGTGGATGCATGATCTCCTACGGGCAATCTTCAGGCAGGCCTGAGCCTGTTCCAGTGAGCGACCTCGCTGCGAAGTCCCTGTTCCTGGGAAGGCCAGGCATGAGGCATTACACCGCCACCCGGGACGAGCTGCTGCACGCCGCCGGTGAGGTcttcgccggcgtcgcgggcGGCGTGCTGCGCGTCCGCGTCAACCATATCTACCCGCTGCACGAGGCAGCTCGCGTGCACGCGGATCTCGAGGCAAGGAGGACTTCTGGCTCCGTGGTGCTGTTGCCTGCCAACTGAAGAGAATATATTGGCCGTGTACATCCGAGTTGGATATAGAGGTCGGGTTTTAATccatttatcttaaaaaatagcGAGTTGGATATAGAGGTCAGGTTTTAATccatttatcttaaaaaatggCTGAAGAGAGTATATGTATTCCTGTGGCATCGATGTTCTTGTGTCAAAAATCATAAATCGTGATCATTCTGATAACCTGATGCTGGCATGTCATTGCAAGCTGTGGACTTGAAAGCTTTAACAGTTTAGCCAAGGCTGTGGTTGTCAATCTGACAACAAGAGCAATATAGGATTGGCTAATGTACAGCTTCCCTGCCTTTCCTAAACATGATCCACAATCTGCGCATGCATCAGTGAAGTGCTTGGATATGATGATAGCAATATTTCTCCCAAACAAGCGGAGATTCTCAAACCACAAACAAGATGTTTGGTGAATAGACCaaagcttttttttaagataaaggaAGCTTTATTGATCTCAGATGATTACATCAAAATGATACAATCACTCAAAGATTACTTCCGGCCTCTGCATAACTAAGATACACATAGCTAAGAACTAGACACAAGCGAAACcaagtattaaaaaatagagtaaatCCTAGCTAAAGAAGAAATCCTCAATCTATATTGCCACCTATAATCTTGGGTAAAAAACTCTGTGACCACCAGTTCCAATTGCTGAGACACCATAAGCATTGTATTCCGTGATCTAGGCTTCTAGAGGATAGCCCATCCAGGCTTTTGGAGGATAGCCCATGTACGGAGCCCATGAATAGACCAAAGCTAGCTATTTGGTTCGAACAATTTTTCTAGAAGCTATCACTGTCCTCAGGACACAAACTGTGAGGACACAGGataattacaaataaatatatgcataaaattacACGACTGAATGATTTAGGAACATATTATACCTTTTCCACACaattgaaaaggaaaaaaagaaacatgggCTTTCAGCACTATATACTATAATTTCAGAATTCATTTCTCATACTCATGTAGTCATGCCTGCACTGGGGATGGGAGATCTCAAGGATTCAGCTTTTGTTGTCTAATGGTTCTCACATTGCTATCTATAGTCAATGAGTCAAGTAACGGTGGTTAGTTTTTTTCAGGCAGCTTGCGCGTAGGATGCGTACAGTTCTCCTACAATTTGCAGACATTGTTCTTTCTCATTGTTTCTATGCTTCCAGCTATGGTTGATCCAGCAGTCCCCACAAATCCTAGCGATGCACAACTACAGACAGATTCTTCAACGTATAACAAAATTTCTGGCAGTTGAACTGGATCACAATCCTTCCTCGTGTTCTCAATGTTCTTGGGAATAAATCCAGACCTCACACCATGTTCAGCAGCCATAAGCCGCTCTGCGGTCTGCATGACTAGTTCATCACTTTCCTTCAGGGTGTGCAATTTATACCTCCCATCTTTTGCGACATCCGCAAGGTAGGTCTTTGACCAATTTGCTGGTGGAAGATCAGTCATGATGAACATGTTAATAGGACTAGTGCCCTTGGTTTTCTTCATTTCCAACTCAATAGCTTTTAACTTTTCCTTAAGGGCAGAAAATGTAGCTTTCCAGTGATTCTTGAATTGCCCATCTAACAGCCTAAGCTGTGCACAAAGAAATGGCTCCTTGATCTTGTTCTTGGCGAACTCCTTGCCTGCTGCAATGATCTCAGGGGCAAAAGGGAGGAACTCAACTTTCTCAAGTACAGTCTGTAGTCGATGATCCTTTGGTGATTCGTGGATATCAAAATATGACTCTGATCCCTTGTATGGTCCTGAGAACAGTGTCCCAAATGCCAGCAAGGAAGCACCATCAGCTTCAGAACCAGGCCCTAAAGCCTTATACATATCTTTGCGCCTCCTAACATATGAgatcttcctcctccttttcAAGTCTTCGTCTGGCTGAAATGAATCAAGTGCTCCATCATTGTTCTCCTGGTATGTCCATACTGTTGTTCTACAATCATCCTGGACAGGATACACACAGCCATTTTCACTGCCTCCAAAAGCAGAGAGCATTGATCGGCATCTATCATAATCAGCTGACAATGATCCACCACCAGAAACAGCACAGCACAAGCCAGAAAAGCAAGTCTTGCGCATGTCTACACCGCACCACAATGAAACAAACACCCTGAAATCAATCGTCCTAACCATAGCTTTTATCGGGGATAGATCAATTATGTCACCCATGGATACATACCTGCAAGTTAAACCGATGAACACTACCAATAAATGCTTGGTTTTGATTCGATTTTTCTATAATGGATATGATAATCTATGGTGGAATTCATGGACATTAGGAAATTGCATTACTGTGACACTAACAAGCAAAGTGAGTAATCTGTGAGCAACCAACCCCACCGGGGAGTGTGGAACTTTACCTCCGCTCCCGGAGGAGCTGCATGGAGTGGTCCCatacggcggcgcggaggtcggTGGGGTCGGAGACCCTGAACTTGGGGCAGCTCccgaggacgacggcgtggTGGTCCAGCACCGGGGGCACGACGAGGGTGCGGttcagcagcgcggcggcgaccgcggcaTTCCGGAGCTCGCCCACCTGGTTGCTGAACCCGCTGTGCGGCGCGTACCACAGGAACCTCTCCCCCTCCAGCTCCGGCGACCGCCCACATCGTccgccccctccgccgccgaagGCGGGGAAGCGGAGCAGTGAGGAGTATGCGGAGGAGAGGAGCACGAAGGCCGGGACGAGGAGCACGAGGACGGCCACGAGGAGGGGCACGTGCGAGCGTGCACTCCGCTTCCGCCACCGCCCGCGGCTCGCCGGCAAGTccatctcgccgccgccgtatcTGATCGGATCCGAAATTCCAAACGGCAAAGCCGCTCCTTCCCCTGGCCCACCTGCCAGATACTCGCACTCCCCACGTGGGCCGAACCTGCCAGCCCACTACCCCATCATGGGCCACAATGAGCCCGGCTTTACAAGATGGGCCATGTTTAGGAAAAAGGCCCATAACCCACGCtgccaccgacaggtgggctcAAGGAAAATAATCCTGCTCTTCCCCCTGGCCCACCCGCGAGATATCGGTAGCACATGCTTCAGCATGAAGCCCAGGAGGCTACGGGgtggatgacaggtggggcccactgggGAAGCCGCCGAAAGCGTCAGGGTCCAGAAGCTCGTGACGCGTGCGGCGGTTTGCGGCGGGATGGTGTGACCCTGCCCGCCATGTCGGCATCCGCCATGCCAACCCCTCTTCTTCGTCTTCTCCAATAAATCTACCCGCGCATGCGTAGTGGCACGCCGCCCGCACCAACTCCCACCCACACGCTCTCTCGCTCCACTCCGGAGGAGTGGGAGTAGGGGTAGAGGCGATGGCGATAGGGGCGTTCgtggagagcggcggcggcgcaggagcaggaggaggagggtacAGCGGCCGGGTGACGCCGTACGTGGTGCTGAcctgcgtcgtcgccggcagcggcgggatCCTCTTCGGCTACGACCTCGGCATCTCCGGTACGGCGCCGCCTCGAgctgtgctttttttttttttacttgatgATCACTGTGATGAATATGTATTTTCTCATCTACTGCTCGCGGCTGGGCCTGCTTGCATGGGCCGGATTTGACTGGCTCGGGCCTGGCGTACAAGAAAGATTGCTGCTTTTTGTCAGAAACAAGCTGCATTTCcagctcaaaagatttcatCTTCCAGCTTGCATGCTACCATTGCTGCAGTAATGCCGTTTCTAAGTGTTGCCAGCCACCACTCTACTCTTCGGCTCTCGAAGAGAAGGCCATTCTTTATagtcggtttttttttttggtgtgttCACTGCATGGAGAATTGGAGAGTAATGTAGATTGGATGATCACATGAACATTGTTCAAGTTTTTCTGGTTAATTTTGCTCATTGATCTTGTGACTTAGCTACTAGCTAGTATGGCATGCTGAAAACTCATTTACTCCTCGTGCGTGTGGTGTAGGTGGTGTGACCACAATGGACTCGTTCCTGAAGAAGTTCTTCCCGGATGTGTACCAAAAGAAGCAGGACAGCAGCACGAGCCACTACTGCGCGTTCGACAGCGAGCTCCTCACCGTGTTCACCTCGTCCCTCTACATTGCTGGCCTCGTCGCGACTCTGTTCGCGTCGTCCGTCACAAGGAGGTACGGCCGCCGGACGTCCATGCTGATCGGCGGCACCGTGTTCATCGCGGGATCGGTGTtcggtggcgccgccgtcaATGTGTTCATGCTGCTCATGAACCGGATCCTACTGGGAGTAGGTCTGGGGTTCACTAATCAGGTATAATTCTCTGCACATTTCAGGCCAGCAACTTCTGAATGAATGTGACTGCAGTTCAAGGGATCAGCAGTTGCAGAGATATCTGTCAGACATGTTTAGAGTAACTCTGTTGAACTACTTCACA
It encodes the following:
- the LOC102720554 gene encoding O-fucosyltransferase 30; this translates as MDLPASRGRWRKRSARSHVPLLVAVLVLLVPAFVLLSSAYSSLLRFPAFGGGGGGRCGRSPELEGERFLWYAPHSGFSNQVGELRNAAVAAALLNRTLVVPPVLDHHAVVLGSCPKFRVSDPTDLRAAVWDHSMQLLRERRYVSMGDIIDLSPIKAMVRTIDFRVFVSLWCGVDMRKTCFSGLCCAVSGGGSLSADYDRCRSMLSAFGGSENGCVYPVQDDCRTTVWTYQENNDGALDSFQPDEDLKRRRKISYVRRRKDMYKALGPGSEADGASLLAFGTLFSGPYKGSESYFDIHESPKDHRLQTVLEKVEFLPFAPEIIAAGKEFAKNKIKEPFLCAQLRLLDGQFKNHWKATFSALKEKLKAIELEMKKTKGTSPINMFIMTDLPPANWSKTYLADVAKDGRYKLHTLKESDELVMQTAERLMAAEHGVRSGFIPKNIENTRKDCDPVQLPEILLYVEESVCSCASLGFVGTAGSTIAGSIETMRKNNVCKL